From a single Halococcus hamelinensis 100A6 genomic region:
- a CDS encoding RNA-splicing ligase RtcB, translated as MTTTIAGEHTTAEVFLDETDLEDLTREQIQEMVDHEAFTEPVRVMPDAHPGAGCVIGFTMPLADKVVPNVVGVDIGCGMLAVQLDSEPDLTEEEIDDRIRETIPMGWHAHDDQTYHVGDDFPWAETTTKVERLQAGRDTDFAFDGYDLDYFEELCEKAGVDLNKAINQVGTLGGGNHFIEVAESDRTGNWWLVFHSGSRALGNSVADYWQTEATERRNATALDPIPPDDLPEEVRDAGGTPADVTDGTGRRIDMDRAAAFCRERFEGGEIEANVNRLRQVHHDRQEDFEADRNTDLDYLEGEAAHGYLVDMAFCQTYAWENRRWMARLVTDALGVGVADSIHSPHNLIDFEDLVIRKGATRAHEGERLIVPYNMGEGSVVLRGKGNPEWNRSAPHGTGRSGSRRWAKKEFTMDEFEAAMDGVFSTSVNKNTIDESPMAYKDPATVESRIDETGAVVDRLRPVINCKADW; from the coding sequence ATGACCACCACGATCGCCGGCGAGCACACGACCGCCGAGGTCTTCCTCGACGAAACCGACCTCGAAGACCTCACCCGCGAACAGATCCAGGAGATGGTGGACCACGAGGCGTTCACCGAACCCGTGCGGGTGATGCCCGATGCTCATCCTGGGGCGGGCTGTGTGATCGGGTTCACGATGCCGCTCGCCGACAAGGTCGTGCCGAACGTAGTGGGGGTCGATATCGGTTGTGGTATGTTAGCAGTCCAGCTCGATTCGGAACCGGACCTCACCGAGGAGGAGATCGACGACCGGATCCGCGAGACGATCCCGATGGGCTGGCACGCACACGACGACCAGACCTACCACGTGGGTGATGATTTCCCCTGGGCGGAGACGACGACGAAGGTCGAACGGCTGCAGGCGGGTCGCGACACCGACTTCGCGTTCGACGGCTACGACCTCGATTACTTCGAGGAACTCTGTGAGAAGGCCGGCGTCGACCTCAACAAGGCCATCAACCAGGTCGGAACCCTCGGTGGGGGCAACCACTTCATCGAGGTCGCCGAATCCGACCGGACCGGGAACTGGTGGCTGGTGTTCCACAGCGGGAGCCGCGCGCTCGGCAACTCCGTGGCCGACTACTGGCAGACCGAGGCGACCGAGCGGCGGAACGCGACCGCGCTCGACCCGATACCGCCCGACGACCTGCCCGAGGAGGTCCGGGACGCGGGCGGGACACCCGCGGACGTCACGGACGGGACCGGTCGCCGAATCGACATGGACCGGGCGGCGGCGTTCTGCCGCGAGCGCTTCGAGGGGGGCGAGATCGAGGCCAACGTCAATCGCCTCAGACAGGTGCACCACGACCGTCAGGAGGACTTCGAGGCCGACCGGAACACCGACCTCGACTACCTGGAGGGCGAGGCCGCCCACGGCTACCTCGTCGACATGGCGTTCTGCCAGACCTACGCCTGGGAGAACCGTCGGTGGATGGCCCGCCTCGTGACCGACGCGCTCGGGGTCGGGGTCGCCGACTCGATCCACTCGCCGCACAACCTCATCGACTTCGAGGACCTCGTGATCCGGAAGGGCGCGACCCGCGCCCACGAGGGCGAGCGGCTCATCGTCCCCTACAACATGGGGGAGGGGTCGGTCGTACTCCGGGGGAAGGGCAACCCCGAGTGGAACCGGAGCGCGCCCCACGGGACGGGCCGGAGCGGGAGCCGCCGGTGGGCGAAAAAGGAGTTCACGATGGACGAGTTCGAGGCCGCGATGGACGGGGTGTTCTCGACCTCGGTGAACAAGAACACCATCGACGAGAGCCCAATGGCGTACAAGGACCCCGCGACCGTCGAGTCCCGGATCGACGAGACCGGCGCGGTCGTCGACCGGCTCCGACCCGTGATAAACTGCAAGGCCGACTGGTAG